AATATTGTTGAGCCATTCTTCCAGCGCTTGCGGGCCATGGACAGCGCGCTGCTCGAAGAACCTGAAATAAGTGCGTTACTTGTCAACCAGGTCGAGTTATTGCTGGACGACATAGCGCGGGGCGCGCGAACCGGTTTCCGTACCAGGACGGCGCCGAGCCGGGAATCCCTTCGAGGGGCGGCCGAATTCAGCAGGACCCGGGCGTCGCGCGGCATCCATCCGACCGAGACGGTCCGCGCCGCCGAGCTGTTCTACGAGACCGCGCTTCCCGTCGTCGTACGCGAGCTCCTGCCGGCCACACCCTCGGCGGACCAATTCCTGGACACCGCGCTGACGTTGAACGACGCGGTGATGACACAGATCGCGCTCGGGTGTGTCGGCTACATTAAATTCCTTCGCGAGAAACTGCACAGTTCCCATCTCGACGAACGGCACAGGCTAGCCAGGGACCTGCACGACCGGGTCGCCCACGAAGTCCTGGTGGCCATGCTCGAACTGGAACTGTGCGATCCGCTGATCCAGAGCGAGAGCGCCGTCGTACGGTCGAAGCTGAAATCGGCCGAGGAAGCGCTCAAGGTGGCGCTGCGGGAAATCGGTGATCTCTCGGGTGAGCTGAGGGAATCGGTGTCCGAAACGGATCTTGAGCGCGCCCTCACCAAATTCATCGACTCCACGGTCCCGGACCGTGTCCGGGCCGAATTGACCGTCACAGGAAATGTCGACGAAATACCGGCGGCCGCGGCGGAAGAGCTCTACTTCATCATTCGCGAGGCGGCCAGAAACGCGCTGCGCCACTCCGACCCCGACGAACTGTGGATCACGATCAGGGTCACGGAGACGCTGGTCCAGGCGTCCGTCATCGACGACGGCGCCGGCTTCGAGGTGGCCACGCTCGCCAAGACCCGGCGAGGCGGCCTGATCTCGATCCGCGAGCGGACCGAACTGCTCGGCGGAAACCCCAGCATCCACAGTTCGGTCGGCGGCGGGACGACGGTCAACGTCTCCATCCCGCTGATCAACTGGCGCCGGCATGGCTGACGCCGGGAAGCCCGCGAGAGCCGACGTCACCAGCGTCGTCGTGGCCGACGACCACACCCTCTTCCGGGAGCTGCTCGCCGACCTGCTCTCCCTGGAGGACTGGCTGGAAGTCGTCGCCCAGGGCGCGAGCGGCACCGAAGCCGTGGAGCTGGTACGCCAACACCGGCCGGGCATCGCCGTACTGGACGTACAGATGCCGGGCCCGGGGATCCGGGAGACCGTACGGGAGATCGGCAGGCACTGCCCCGAGACCCGCTGCATCGTGCTGACGATGCACGACGACCCCGTGCTCTTCAGGGGCGTGCTGGACGACGGCGCCACCGCCTATCTGCTGAAGTCCGTCTCCAGCCGGGAGTTGGTCACCTCGATCCACTCCGTGATCCGCGAGCCGGAGCGGATCCACTTCTCGGTGACCCGGAACATGATCAGAGGTCTCGACGGGCCGGCCGCCGACCGGCTCCTGTCCGCGCGCGAGGTCGAGATCCTCAGCTACGTCGCGCAGGCGCGCAGCAACGCGGAGATCGCCGCCACGCTGTTCCTGGCCGAGACTACCGTCAAGCGCCATCTGACGAACGCGTACCGGAAGCTCGGCGCGGTGTCGCGGGTGGACGCGATCCGCCGGGCGATGGACGCCGGGATCATCGCCCCGTACCAGCAGCCGTGACGCCCGCCGCCGTGTGACGCGGGCCCGGCCGATTCCCGGTGACCTATTCCGGCCGGTGCTCGGGTCCGCCGAAGTCGGGGCTGGAGAAGTCCGGACTGGAGTACGTGGGGCGCTGGCCGCTCGAAGCGCCGTCGTCCGGGCTGGAGAAGTCCGGGCGGCTGTAGCCCATCTTCGGCAGATGCCGGGCCGGGCGGACCTTCGGCGCGGGCTCCACGCCGGGCGCGGCCAGGGCCTCCCGCAGGAACGGCAGGATCCCCCGCTCCAGCAGGGCGGTGCGCCACGCCTCACGGGCCCGTGACACCTCGTCGGGCCACCCGCTGTCCGGCTGGCCTGCCGGGACCTGCGTCGACCCGTTGCGCAGGGCTGTGATCAGCAGCCCGGCCCCGCCGGCGGCCAGACCGACGGCCGTGACGGCGCAGAAGAACAGACCGACCGTCACCAGGGTGTCGGAGAAGGCTGGCACCGGGCTGAGCAGTCTCAGCAGGAAGCCGACCAGCAGGAAGACGACGGCCGCCGCGCCTCCGAGAGCCGGCACCAGGACCGCGACGACGGCGGCCAGACCCGCGCCGGTCTCGCTCG
The nucleotide sequence above comes from Streptomyces sp. NBC_01716. Encoded proteins:
- a CDS encoding sensor histidine kinase; translation: MAIDPEGHAGNPGLPNEVRANIVEPFFQRLRAMDSALLEEPEISALLVNQVELLLDDIARGARTGFRTRTAPSRESLRGAAEFSRTRASRGIHPTETVRAAELFYETALPVVVRELLPATPSADQFLDTALTLNDAVMTQIALGCVGYIKFLREKLHSSHLDERHRLARDLHDRVAHEVLVAMLELELCDPLIQSESAVVRSKLKSAEEALKVALREIGDLSGELRESVSETDLERALTKFIDSTVPDRVRAELTVTGNVDEIPAAAAEELYFIIREAARNALRHSDPDELWITIRVTETLVQASVIDDGAGFEVATLAKTRRGGLISIRERTELLGGNPSIHSSVGGGTTVNVSIPLINWRRHG
- a CDS encoding response regulator transcription factor → MADAGKPARADVTSVVVADDHTLFRELLADLLSLEDWLEVVAQGASGTEAVELVRQHRPGIAVLDVQMPGPGIRETVREIGRHCPETRCIVLTMHDDPVLFRGVLDDGATAYLLKSVSSRELVTSIHSVIREPERIHFSVTRNMIRGLDGPAADRLLSAREVEILSYVAQARSNAEIAATLFLAETTVKRHLTNAYRKLGAVSRVDAIRRAMDAGIIAPYQQP